In Marinimicrobium koreense, the following are encoded in one genomic region:
- a CDS encoding bifunctional acetate--CoA ligase family protein/GNAT family N-acetyltransferase, with protein sequence MSLKQIDQLLNPRSVAVIGASNKPNRPGNAVMRNLLQGNFAGPIMPVTPKYQAVNGVLAYGSIEALPEVPDLAIICTRAARVPVLIQQLGKKGTRSVIVIAAGLDEVHTAQGTSLQEQMLAIARHWGVRLLGPNCLGLFVPAIGLNASYAHTHALPGKVAFVSQSSGVCVTILDWARRRRIGFSHFVALGDGADIDFDELIDYLGRDPKTRAILLYIDSIRDGRAFLSAARAAAAGKPILLIKAGNAREVSDAVSRLPAEQRGSDRVYDAAFRRAGMLRVQDLRDLFAAVETLAYGRELTSERLVILGNGNGPAAMAADALIERGGHLVTFSEQTEQALARLVPRGGRARNPVNLLGDAPPELYREVLSVILASGEADNILVMHAPSALHVGEVYAEAVLHAYEAHAGRKPNLLVNWMGEEAAYPARERFAQAGIASFRTPEGAVAAFMYRVQYRRNQKLLSETPDSVSELIPHHPVSVRALIERALASPRFELSVPESAEMMAAYGIRTRNPDAEDSAQEVYQDGVALRIQVRVDPVFGPVIALGEAGGTADWLYNAVVALPPLNMALARYLVIQALAEGKIRERHQPLERHSLCLLLSQVSQLVVDNPELVSLDLQPVVMRQGVYTALEVSARLAPAEQARPMAIRPYPKELEARVTLKDGRSVLLRPIRPEDEARQQAFDHALSREDRYNRYFGEVSEFSHEQMARVTQIDYDREMVFIATERDERGEEVTLGMVQAQMDPDNHEGEFSIAIRSDLKGLGLGRLLLGKMLDHCRAQGTRRLIGWTLPQNRGMASLARSLGFQVKYDPEEEVVDMQIELRAPD encoded by the coding sequence ATGAGTCTCAAGCAGATCGATCAGTTGCTGAATCCGCGCTCGGTGGCGGTCATCGGTGCGTCCAACAAGCCGAATCGTCCGGGCAATGCCGTGATGCGCAATCTGCTGCAAGGCAATTTTGCCGGGCCGATCATGCCGGTGACACCCAAGTACCAGGCGGTCAACGGGGTGTTGGCCTACGGCTCGATCGAGGCGCTGCCGGAGGTGCCGGATCTGGCGATCATCTGTACCCGGGCGGCGCGGGTACCGGTGTTGATCCAGCAATTGGGCAAGAAGGGCACGCGCAGCGTGATTGTGATTGCCGCCGGACTGGATGAGGTGCATACCGCCCAGGGCACCAGCCTGCAGGAGCAGATGCTGGCCATTGCCCGACACTGGGGAGTGCGGCTGCTGGGGCCCAATTGTCTGGGGTTGTTTGTACCCGCCATCGGGCTGAACGCCAGCTATGCCCACACTCATGCGCTGCCGGGCAAGGTGGCCTTTGTGTCCCAGTCCTCCGGGGTGTGCGTCACCATTCTCGATTGGGCGCGCCGGCGGCGCATCGGTTTCTCCCACTTTGTCGCTCTGGGCGATGGGGCGGACATCGACTTTGATGAGTTGATCGATTACCTCGGGCGCGACCCCAAGACCCGGGCCATTCTCCTGTATATCGATTCCATCCGCGATGGGCGGGCCTTTCTGTCGGCGGCCCGAGCTGCAGCTGCGGGTAAGCCGATTCTGCTGATCAAGGCCGGGAATGCCCGCGAGGTGTCGGATGCGGTCAGCCGGTTGCCGGCCGAACAGCGCGGTTCCGACCGGGTGTATGATGCGGCCTTCCGGCGTGCGGGGATGCTGCGGGTGCAGGACCTGAGGGACCTCTTTGCCGCGGTGGAAACCCTCGCTTATGGCCGGGAACTGACCAGTGAGCGGTTGGTGATTCTGGGCAACGGTAATGGTCCTGCCGCCATGGCGGCGGATGCGCTGATTGAGCGCGGTGGGCATCTGGTGACCTTCAGCGAGCAGACCGAGCAGGCGCTGGCCCGGTTGGTGCCTCGCGGTGGGCGTGCCCGCAACCCGGTCAACTTGCTGGGCGATGCCCCGCCGGAACTCTATCGGGAAGTGCTCTCGGTGATTCTGGCCAGCGGTGAGGCAGACAACATTCTGGTGATGCATGCGCCTTCGGCGCTGCACGTTGGTGAAGTCTATGCCGAGGCGGTGTTGCATGCCTATGAGGCACACGCCGGGCGCAAGCCCAACCTGCTGGTGAACTGGATGGGCGAGGAAGCGGCTTATCCGGCCCGGGAGCGGTTTGCCCAGGCGGGTATTGCCTCCTTTCGTACACCTGAAGGCGCCGTGGCGGCCTTTATGTACCGGGTTCAATACCGGCGCAACCAGAAACTGCTGTCGGAAACCCCGGACTCGGTCAGCGAGCTGATTCCCCACCACCCGGTATCGGTGCGCGCGCTCATCGAGCGGGCGCTGGCGTCACCGCGGTTCGAGCTGTCCGTTCCGGAGTCGGCCGAGATGATGGCGGCTTACGGTATTCGCACCCGGAATCCGGACGCTGAGGACAGCGCCCAAGAGGTGTATCAGGATGGCGTTGCGCTGCGCATTCAGGTGCGGGTCGACCCGGTATTCGGGCCGGTCATCGCCCTGGGAGAAGCGGGAGGCACTGCCGACTGGCTGTATAACGCCGTGGTGGCTCTGCCGCCTCTGAATATGGCCCTGGCCCGCTACCTGGTGATTCAGGCCCTGGCCGAGGGCAAGATCCGCGAGCGCCATCAACCGCTGGAGCGCCACTCGCTCTGCTTGCTGTTGAGTCAGGTCAGTCAGCTGGTGGTCGACAATCCCGAGCTGGTCAGCCTTGATCTGCAACCGGTGGTGATGCGGCAGGGCGTCTACACCGCGCTGGAGGTCTCGGCCCGTCTTGCCCCGGCCGAGCAGGCTCGTCCCATGGCCATCCGGCCTTATCCCAAAGAACTGGAGGCGCGAGTGACCCTGAAGGATGGTCGCTCGGTGTTGCTGCGCCCGATCCGGCCGGAAGATGAAGCCCGTCAACAGGCTTTCGATCATGCCCTGAGCCGGGAGGACCGTTACAACCGCTATTTTGGCGAGGTCTCCGAGTTTTCGCACGAGCAGATGGCCCGTGTGACCCAGATCGACTACGACCGGGAGATGGTGTTCATCGCCACCGAGCGCGACGAACGGGGTGAGGAGGTCACTCTGGGGATGGTCCAGGCCCAGATGGACCCGGACAACCACGAAGGCGAGTTCAGCATTGCCATTCGCAGTGATCTTAAGGGGCTCGGGCTGGGACGGTTGCTGCTGGGTAAAATGTTGGACCACTGCCGCGCTCAGGGCACCCGGCGCCTGATCGGGTGGACT
- a CDS encoding DUF2207 domain-containing protein, which translates to MKAFLNGLLLAFFLALGVLPASAQERVLNFHSDIVVEADGTLDVTETIEVRAEGRNIRRGIYRDFPTRYRDRRGDRVVVGFEVVSVTRDGKPEPWFTEDRANGIRINTGDDSFLPTPLTTTYRIRYRTNRQLGFFEQHDELYWNVTGTGWMFDIASASARVHLPKPVPASQLQLDVYTGPQGSRAQLAQAEVTEPGVVRFATTQPLGVREGLTIVVGFPKNLVEEPSAGQTVIWFLTDNRAQLLLIIGLLAVFGYYFHHWRREGRDPQTGPVFARYFPPEDFSPGGLRYLAKARYDDRCFAADLVHLSVKGLVAIHRDKKWHSDNWRLQKLSDANDVELAPAERALFSRLFVDADELALEQANHTILGEAKRQHQRALKQRFKPRYFVDNVGITVKGALASVALGAVAFWLVGNLASLTFWALLSVVILLNGVFANLMRRPTREGRKLLDHIEGLKLYLSVASGDEIAGLEHRNADEPPLNAERYESLLPFALALGVEEAWTGQFIKAVGMEAATNAARAMHWYHGPLGRGGLASLGSDLGKSLSSQIASSSVAPGTSSGGGGGGFSGGGGGGGGGGGR; encoded by the coding sequence ATGAAAGCGTTCTTGAATGGTCTGTTACTCGCTTTTTTCCTGGCGTTAGGCGTACTTCCGGCGTCAGCGCAGGAGCGGGTTCTGAATTTTCATTCAGACATCGTGGTCGAGGCCGACGGCACGCTTGATGTGACCGAGACCATCGAAGTGCGGGCCGAGGGCCGGAATATTCGCCGCGGCATCTATCGGGATTTTCCAACCCGCTATCGGGACCGTCGTGGTGACCGTGTCGTCGTCGGGTTTGAAGTGGTCAGTGTCACCCGCGATGGCAAACCCGAGCCCTGGTTTACCGAAGACCGGGCGAACGGCATTCGAATCAATACCGGCGACGACAGCTTCCTGCCGACGCCGCTCACCACCACCTACCGGATTCGTTATCGCACCAACCGGCAATTGGGGTTCTTCGAGCAGCACGACGAGCTTTACTGGAATGTGACCGGCACAGGATGGATGTTTGACATTGCGTCGGCCTCGGCTCGGGTGCACTTGCCCAAGCCGGTGCCGGCCAGTCAATTGCAGTTGGATGTTTATACCGGCCCGCAGGGCAGTCGGGCCCAGCTCGCCCAAGCCGAGGTGACTGAACCGGGCGTGGTGCGTTTTGCCACCACTCAGCCGCTGGGTGTGCGAGAGGGGCTGACCATTGTGGTGGGTTTTCCAAAAAATCTGGTGGAAGAACCCTCCGCGGGGCAAACGGTCATCTGGTTTCTGACCGACAACCGGGCGCAGTTGCTCCTGATCATCGGGCTGCTGGCGGTGTTCGGTTACTATTTTCATCACTGGCGCCGAGAGGGACGTGATCCTCAGACGGGTCCGGTGTTTGCGCGCTATTTTCCGCCCGAGGATTTCTCGCCCGGCGGTTTGCGTTACCTGGCCAAGGCGCGCTATGACGATCGATGTTTCGCGGCGGACTTGGTGCACTTGTCCGTGAAGGGCCTGGTTGCCATTCACCGTGACAAAAAGTGGCACTCAGACAACTGGCGGCTGCAAAAACTCAGTGACGCGAACGACGTGGAACTCGCCCCAGCCGAGCGCGCCCTGTTTTCCCGGTTGTTCGTGGACGCAGACGAATTGGCTCTTGAACAGGCGAATCACACCATTTTGGGTGAAGCGAAACGCCAACATCAGCGGGCGCTCAAGCAGCGCTTCAAGCCCCGCTATTTTGTCGACAACGTGGGGATTACCGTCAAAGGCGCGCTGGCTTCTGTGGCGTTGGGTGCGGTGGCGTTTTGGTTGGTGGGTAATCTGGCCTCTCTGACGTTCTGGGCGCTGCTGTCGGTGGTGATTCTTCTCAATGGCGTGTTCGCCAACCTGATGCGCCGCCCCACTCGGGAGGGGCGTAAGCTGCTGGACCACATCGAAGGCCTGAAGTTGTACCTGTCGGTGGCGTCCGGAGACGAAATCGCGGGCCTGGAGCACCGCAACGCGGATGAGCCGCCACTCAACGCCGAGCGTTACGAAAGCCTTCTGCCGTTTGCATTGGCCCTGGGGGTTGAAGAGGCCTGGACCGGTCAGTTCATCAAAGCGGTGGGTATGGAGGCCGCCACCAATGCGGCGCGCGCTATGCATTGGTATCACGGTCCGCTTGGCCGGGGTGGCTTGGCGAGTCTGGGCAGTGATCTGGGCAAGTCGCTCAGCTCACAGATTGCCTCCTCGTCGGTCGCACCCGGTACCAGTTCGGGTGGCGGGGGCGGCGGTTTCTCCGGTGGTGGCGGTGGCGGCGGAGGTGGCGGCGGCCGCTAG
- a CDS encoding LemA family protein: MSDFLWPGLILAAVLIWAVWCFNRLVRLRNQVRTAWSDIDVQLARRHDLIPQLVRTVQAYTDHERSLLTAVTELRARAVESQHPGQLAALENELEQSLSRLFILQESYPDLKADGNFSQLQRDLVETENLLQYARRFYNGAVRALNDRVLQFPDLLIARVAGFSTAEFFSAAEDQRDVVSVNREGMK; this comes from the coding sequence ATGTCTGATTTCCTCTGGCCGGGATTGATCCTGGCCGCTGTCCTGATCTGGGCGGTGTGGTGTTTTAACCGCCTGGTGCGTCTGCGCAATCAGGTGCGAACCGCCTGGAGCGATATTGATGTGCAGCTGGCGCGCCGCCATGATCTTATTCCCCAATTGGTGCGCACCGTTCAGGCCTACACCGATCACGAACGGAGTCTCTTGACCGCCGTGACCGAGCTGCGAGCGCGGGCTGTCGAGAGCCAGCATCCAGGTCAGCTCGCCGCCCTTGAGAACGAGTTGGAGCAGTCGCTGTCTCGCCTTTTCATTCTCCAGGAAAGCTATCCGGACCTGAAAGCCGATGGCAACTTCAGTCAGTTGCAGCGCGACCTGGTGGAGACCGAGAATCTTCTGCAGTATGCACGGCGGTTTTACAACGGTGCGGTGCGTGCGCTCAATGATCGGGTGCTACAGTTTCCGGACCTTCTGATTGCGCGAGTAGCGGGCTTTTCAACGGCTGAGTTTTTCAGCGCAGCAGAGGATCAACGTGACGTGGTTTCGGTGAACAGGGAGGGAATGAAATGA
- the secG gene encoding preprotein translocase subunit SecG has product METLVLVVHILTALAIIALILLQQGKGAVAGASFGSGASQTVFGSQGSGGFFTRMTGICAVVFFATSFGLAIIAKNKAGVGIDSDIPSAVEQSAPAAQDSEVPAVEEESSADEVPEVPAE; this is encoded by the coding sequence ATGGAAACACTCGTTCTCGTTGTACACATTCTGACCGCCCTGGCCATTATCGCTCTGATCCTGCTCCAGCAGGGCAAGGGCGCGGTTGCCGGCGCCTCTTTCGGCTCCGGCGCCTCCCAGACCGTGTTCGGCAGTCAGGGCAGCGGTGGATTTTTCACCCGCATGACCGGCATCTGCGCCGTCGTTTTCTTCGCCACCAGTTTTGGCCTGGCCATCATCGCCAAGAACAAAGCCGGCGTCGGTATCGACAGCGATATTCCGTCAGCGGTAGAACAGTCCGCCCCGGCCGCGCAAGACTCTGAAGTCCCGGCCGTGGAAGAAGAAAGCAGCGCGGACGAGGTTCCAGAAGTACCGGCTGAGTAA
- the tpiA gene encoding triose-phosphate isomerase — protein sequence MPNFANIGARFKGDPLSERHSRQRLVVGNWKMNGSLAENASLLNGITAHWQGAEGVETALCPPYVYLSQAAEALSGGPIKLGAQTVSEYSNGAYTGEVSGAMLADLGCRYVIVGHNERRRMQGETSDRVAEKFHAAQQAGLTPILCVGESEQERDAGMALETIGHQLLVVVKRVGLEAFARAVVAYEPVWAVGTGKTASPEQAEEVHRFIRAELGELGARTQILYGGSVKPGNAEQLFALPDIDGALLGGASLNADDFVAICRAAA from the coding sequence ATGCCCAACTTCGCTAACATTGGCGCCCGCTTTAAGGGGGACCCCTTGAGCGAGAGACACAGCCGCCAACGCCTGGTCGTTGGCAACTGGAAAATGAACGGCAGTCTGGCCGAAAACGCCTCACTGCTGAATGGTATCACCGCCCATTGGCAAGGCGCGGAAGGTGTAGAAACGGCCCTGTGCCCACCTTACGTTTACCTGAGCCAAGCCGCCGAAGCGCTGTCCGGAGGCCCCATTAAACTGGGTGCGCAAACGGTAAGCGAGTACTCGAACGGCGCATACACCGGAGAAGTGTCCGGAGCGATGCTGGCTGACCTGGGATGCCGCTATGTGATCGTGGGTCACAATGAGCGGCGTCGAATGCAGGGTGAAACCAGCGACCGGGTCGCAGAGAAGTTTCACGCGGCTCAGCAAGCGGGCTTGACTCCCATTCTCTGTGTCGGTGAATCCGAGCAGGAACGGGACGCCGGTATGGCGCTGGAAACCATAGGCCACCAATTACTGGTCGTGGTCAAGCGCGTCGGACTTGAGGCGTTTGCGCGTGCGGTGGTGGCTTACGAGCCGGTATGGGCCGTAGGCACCGGGAAAACCGCCAGTCCCGAACAGGCGGAAGAAGTACACCGCTTTATTCGCGCCGAGTTGGGCGAACTGGGGGCCAGAACGCAGATTTTGTACGGAGGCAGCGTCAAGCCGGGTAATGCCGAACAACTGTTCGCACTGCCGGATATTGACGGAGCCTTGCTCGGAGGCGCTTCCCTGAACGCCGACGATTTTGTCGCCATTTGCAGAGCCGCCGCCTGA